A section of the Sphingobacteriales bacterium genome encodes:
- a CDS encoding VanZ family protein, translating into MSNKGLFQAFFWIWLILIFIFSSVPDLPVPEKKIADLFRTDYLIHFFQYMVLAFFFVIAKGKTFFPLRTFLIFWLTGTFIGTIDELHQLFIPGRAFNIRDMLLNSAGFLFGTVLTAYLLLIIFPSDKKE; encoded by the coding sequence TTGTCAAACAAAGGTTTGTTTCAGGCATTTTTCTGGATATGGCTGATTCTCATTTTTATTTTTTCATCCGTTCCCGACCTGCCTGTACCTGAAAAAAAAATAGCCGATTTGTTCCGCACCGACTATCTGATCCACTTCTTTCAATACATGGTTTTGGCTTTTTTCTTTGTCATAGCAAAAGGAAAAACATTTTTCCCGCTTCGTACTTTTCTGATATTCTGGCTAACCGGCACATTCATTGGTACCATTGATGAGCTACACCAGCTTTTTATTCCCGGAAGAGCCTTTAATATTCGTGACATGCTGCTCAACTCAGCAGGATTTTTATTTGGTACGGTGCTGACGGCTTATTTACTGTTGATAATTTTTCCTTCTGATAAAAAAGAATGA